One Acidobacteriota bacterium genomic window carries:
- a CDS encoding DUF1573 domain-containing protein, which translates to MYRSGLVSVSTSLLFVLILTWIPAGARSSVADRVAPADFERLKERVSEYFEAVHSRQFTKAKEYILPRSRDAAGAARPGRARVAGFSILEVKLEEGNRSAVVTIRREIMAAGLAGQARIKEKFRWKKEEGEWFLDPADPPRTTAEIFREYYYAKRIARANPKPGREPPPLLVEPEERVFDFGLATQGDVVRPRFTFRNLGSEAIVIEEIYGPEWLLDKTKSHLVPAGKTGQIQMELSTSRLHRDFIQDIFVRFEPIQELVKLRIKGKVYTAEEIAESPILSKEAAAGKSSQPATP; encoded by the coding sequence ATGTACCGATCGGGTCTTGTATCAGTCTCCACCAGCCTGTTGTTCGTTCTGATCCTGACCTGGATTCCGGCGGGCGCCCGATCGAGCGTGGCTGACCGTGTGGCTCCGGCCGACTTCGAGCGGCTCAAAGAGCGGGTGAGCGAGTATTTCGAGGCCGTTCACTCCCGGCAGTTCACCAAGGCCAAGGAGTACATCCTGCCCCGCTCCAGGGACGCGGCCGGCGCCGCGCGGCCGGGAAGAGCCCGGGTCGCCGGCTTCAGCATTCTCGAGGTAAAACTGGAGGAAGGCAATCGCTCGGCCGTCGTCACCATCAGGCGAGAGATCATGGCTGCGGGGCTGGCGGGTCAAGCCAGGATCAAGGAGAAGTTTCGTTGGAAGAAGGAGGAGGGTGAGTGGTTCCTGGACCCTGCCGACCCTCCCAGGACGACCGCGGAGATCTTTCGGGAGTACTACTACGCAAAGCGGATCGCCCGCGCCAATCCGAAGCCGGGTCGGGAGCCCCCGCCGCTCTTGGTGGAGCCCGAGGAAAGAGTCTTCGATTTTGGCTTGGCAACCCAGGGGGATGTCGTCCGGCCTCGTTTTACCTTTCGCAACCTCGGGTCCGAGGCCATCGTCATTGAGGAAATCTATGGCCCCGAATGGCTGCTCGACAAGACCAAAAGTCATCTTGTCCCTGCCGGAAAGACTGGACAGATTCAAATGGAGTTGAGCACCTCCCGGCTTCATCGGGATTTCATCCAGGATATCTTCGTCCGGTTCGAGCCCATCCAGGAACTGGTCAAGCTTCGGATCAAGGGCAAGGTCTACACCGCGGAAGAAATCGCCGAATCCCCCATCCTCTCCAAGGAAGCTGCCGCCGGCAAGTCCTCCCAGCCGGCAACACCCTAG